Part of the Kiritimatiellia bacterium genome, TATTCAACGAAATCACCACCGCGTGCGCCGGCGCGCCGGGCGCCAGCGACGGCGGCGCTCGGCGAAGCACCGCCGCCGGGCCGCACGTCCATCGCCGCACCCACTCCAGCGGGCTCATCCCCAGGCCGAGCACCAGCACTTCCCAGGTCACGCCGATCGCGGTCTCAAGCCCGATCACGCCGAACGGCGCGGTCAGAAACCCTTTCGCCTTCGCAGCCGCCGGATGGGGCGCGTGATCGGTCGCCAGGCAGGTGACGACGCCCTCCAGCACCGCCGAACGCAGCGCCGCGCGGTCGCGCTCGGAGCGCAGCGGAGGGTTCATTTTGTAGTTCGCGTCGTCGCCGGGAATATCGTCCTCGCACAGCGCCAAATGGTGGGGCGTTACTTCCGCAGTGACGGGCAAACCTTCCGCCCGGGCTCGCCGCAACGCCTCCACACCGCCGGCGGTGGAAAGATGCTGCACGTGCAGCCGACAGCCCGTTGCCCGAACCAGCCGGATGTCGCGCTCGACAACGCTGATCTCCGCTTCCGCCGGGATCGCTGGCACGCCGAGCCGCCGCGCGGCACCCTCCCCCGCAACCCCGAGCCTCTCCCGGGCGTGGTCCTGCGCGTGGTCGAGCACAACCGATCCGATCGCGGCGACGCGGCGCATTGCGGCCTCCATCACATCGTCTCGACTGACTGTCGAGCCATCATCGGTGAACGCGACCGCGCCGGCCTCCACGAGCGCCTCGATCTCGGCGACCTCGCCACCGGCTCGGCTGCGCGTCAGACACGCAGCCGGCCACAACTGCGGGCCACCCACCCGTTCCGCGGTCTCGATCAGCCGCCGGACCAGCGCGGGGGAGTCCACCGGCGGCGAGGTGTTCGGCATCGAGACCACCGCACCGAAGCCTCCCGCCGCGGCCGCCCACAGGCCCGACCGGATCGTTTCAGCCTCCTCCATGCCCGGCTCGCGCAAATGCACATGCAGATCAATAAAGGCGGGCGCTATGATCCTCCCGCTCACGTCCAGCACGTTCGCAGACCGGGCCGCCCTGTCCCCCGCAGGCACGAAGTGCCGGTCCGCAATCGCTAGCTCATCGATGCGGTCCGTGCCGCTGGCGGGATCCAGCAGCCGGCCGCCCACAAGACGCCATGCGGCGCCGGTCGGTTTGCGCGGCAGGTTCACGCCTCACCGATCGAGAAGATGCGCTCCAGATCATGGCGGGACCAGGCGCGAAACGCGATCAGCGTCTGCGTGCGCACGATGCCGGACACCCGGCCGATCGGGTCGGCGACCAGGTCCGCAAGCTCCTCGTTGCGCCGCACCCTCAACATCGCAACCAGATCGAACGCGCCCGCCACCGACTACACTTCCGCAACGCCCGGCAGCGCGGCAAGCGTCTCCGCGCACGATCGGATCTGCGAACGCTCTGCATTGATCAGGACGATGGCGGTGACCATGTTGTCTCCTCTCGAGCCGGTCCGAACATTGACGTGCCAGCCCCTGAAGTCTAGCATGCGCGCGGGAGCGAGCGAACATGCCCAGTGCTCGTCTTTCTTGCCTGATATTCTTGATGTTGGCCGCGCTCTCGTCGGCGGCGGACCCCACCCTCTATGTGGCCCCCGACGGGCGCGATGACCGCTCCGGCCGTTCACCCGCCGAGGCGGTTGCGACGCCGGCGCGCGCCCTCGAACTGGCGCGCGCGCTGCGCGCCGCGGAGCCCGATCGCGCCACGCCGCTCGTGATCGCCATCGCGGAGGGCCTCTACGAGCTGCCCGCGCCGTTGGAGCTGAGCCCGGCCGACTCAGGTACCGCCGCCGCGCCGCTGGTGATTGAGGCTGCGCCCGGTGGCCGGCCAGTGCTGAGCGGCGGCCGGCGACTGGTCAGCTGGAACGTGCTCTCCAACGGTTGGTGGCAGCTCGACGTTCGGCCGCTGCGGCCATTCGCACAGCTGTACGTCAACGGACAACGCCGGTTCCGCCCCGCGCTGCCGCGCGGCGGGTATTTTCACCTCGCCGCGCAAGCGCCTGAAGGGCAGCTCTCCACAGCCATTCCTTTTCGTCAAGATCAGGTGCGGCCGGAATGGATCGGTCCCGGCGTCGAGGTGTTGCTGTTCCATGTGCCGTTCAATTGGAGCGCCTCCCGGCTACCAGTGGTCGGCGTGGAGGCGGAGGGACACTGGCTCACCACGACCGGCCGGATGTGGACCTCCGCAGCGCCGGGCAGTCGGTATCGGCTCGACAACGTGCAGGCCGCGCTCGGCGAGCCCGGCGACTGGTTCTACGACCCTCAGACCAGCGCGCTCACGTACGTGCCGCTGGTTGGCGAATCGCCGGCAACCACCGTCGCGGTCGTGCCGCAGCTCCCAGTCCTGCTGAAACTCCGGGGCGACCCCGCTGGCCGGCCGGTGGAACACGTGGTGATCCGGGGGCTCACCTTTGCACACTCATCGTGGACGCTGCCCGCGGACGGTTACTCCTTCTGCCAGGCCGAGGCGATCTGTGACGCGGCACTGCAGCTCAGCGATGCGCGGGAAGTCGTGATCGAACGCTGCGATTTTCGTCACCTTGGGGGCTACGCGATCGAGGCGGGCGACGGCTGCGCCGATGTGGTTATTCGCGACTGCGACATGACCGACCTGGGCGCTGGTGGCGTCAAACTTGGCACGATCCGACCGGAGCGGCCGGCCAACCGTTGCGTGGTCCGCAACTGCCGAATCGAGGGGGGCGGCCGCGTGCATCCGGCCGCGGTCGGTGTCTTCATCGGCCACTCGGCCAGCAACATTGTTGAGCACAACGAAATTTCGGACTTCTACTACACCGGCATTTCGCTCGGGTGGACCTGGAGCACCAACGCAAATCCGGCACATCACAACCGCATCGCGATGAACCACATCTTCCAGATCGGGCAGGGTGTGCTGAGCGACATGGGCGGCATCTACACGCTCGGCCGCCAGCCGGGAACGGTGCTGGTCGGCAACCGGATCCATGACGTGTCGCGAGACCGGTACGGCGGTTGGGGCATCTACCTGGACGAAGGCAGCTCGCAGATGCTGGTCGAGAGTAACCTCGCCTATCGCACGCAGGACGCGCCGTTCCACACGCACGCGGCGCGGGAGAACCGGCTGATCGCGAACGTCTTCGCGCTCGGCACCAACGCGGCGATGCAGTTTTCCAACAAGCCGCGGCTGGGCCCCTTTGAACTGCGTCGGAACGTCTGGCTTGCGCTGGTCCCGCGGCTGGTCGAGCGGGACCATGAGCCGAAGGATGATGTTCTTTTCGAACGCAATCTCTACTGGTGCGCGGCCGGCGCGGTGGAGTTTCCCGGGGGTCTGGATCTGGCGCGCTGGCGCGCCCGTGAGCCGGACGCGGAGGTCAACGATCCCGGCTTCTGCAACCCGGTGGCCGACGACTACTCGTTTGCGCCCAACTCACCGGCCGCCGCGCGGATCGGGCCTGAACCGCCCTGGCGCCGGGCGGGACTGCTCCAGCCACGCCCGCGGCCCGCACTGCCGCCGGTGCCGCGCGCATTTCCGCCCGCCCACGTCTCGCCGCCGCCGCCACTGTCGCTCCGGGAAGGTTTTGAGCGCTTGACGGTGGGCCAGCCGTGGTTCGGCATGATTGCCAGCTCCGCCTCCCCCCGAGAGTCCGCACTCATCACCGAGGAAACCGCCGCCGCCGGCCGCCGCAGCCTCGAGTTCCGCGACGGCCCCTCCACAGCGCCGGGCCGCGAGTATGATCCGCACCTTCACCTGATGGTGCAGGGCTACTCGAACGGCGTCGTGCAGGCCGGCATGGACCTGCGATGGGACAACGGCGCGATGCCGATGTTCGAGCTGCGCGACGCGTTGCCGCGCTATCGCGAAGGCCCCTATGTGCTGATCCACCGCGACGGCACCGTCGAATCGGGCGGCTCGAATCTGTTCACCGTCGCCGCCGGCGAATGGGTGCGGTACGACGTGTTCGTGCCGGTCGGGTCGCGACGCACCGGCACCTATCGCCTCGAAGTCCGCCGCAGCGGCGCCGGCGCGCCGCAGGTGTATGATGCGCTCCCGATCGCCGACTCATTCCAGGCAGTCCACTGGTTCGGCATCATCGCGCACGGCACGAATGAATGCCGGTTCTTTGTCGACAACGTCACGCTCTGCATTGAGCCACCCGGCGAGCGCTAACCGTCTCCAGCGCCGCAGGACCCCATCGCGATGCGGAACGCGAGCAGCTCCGTAGCCACGTCGGTCACATTGTCGAGGCGCATTAGTTTCGCGGGCGGTTCTCCGCGGACCAGATGGCCTGGGCAAATCAATGACAGGAAGCAGGCCGCCTTCGATGACGTGCTGATGCTCGCCGGCCTTGTCCAACACTCTTTGCCGGTGCCCGGTGTCCGAGACCAGCCCGGAGAGATGGGCGCCGACGTATCGCTCTCGCTGGAAGCGTTCGATCTGGCCGTTCATGGCCGCGACGAGGTGGAGACGTTTGTGGTTTGCGGCTCCGATGACCTGCGGCTGTTGCGCAAACTCACGGCGATCGGGATGCGATGGGTACTCGTCGGCGAACACTATCAGCACGAGTTGATCGACGCGCAGGAGGAGCGGCGCCGCAAGGAGACACGCACCTCGCAGGTGCTGATCCAGGCGGCTGCCGATCCGCTGGCGACGAGCGAGCGGATTGAGCGCGGTTGGAAAAAGTTCCACCCGCTCGTCGAGGGCCTGTTCGTCCCCCACTGAGCTCCCGCAGTGGTTGGGGCGGCCGGCGCGAGGGGCTATACTGCGCCGTCCTTCGATGGGCCGCTCTGCTCCAGCTTGGTCGACTTCTGCCGGTTGGTCGCATTCGCTCGCGGTGCTCTGGGGATCGTTCGGTTTTGTCGCGCTGCGGTTTCTGCTGACGCCGGTCCGAATCAAGCTGTTGACCAATCTGCTGGCGAGGCAGGTGTACGGCAGCCTCATGCTGATCAGCACCACCGTCGCGTTCGGGGCGCTGGCGCTCTCGTTCGGCGCCTTTGAGTTTGTGCTGCGCCGGCTGCCGGGGCGGCCGCGCGCGGAACAGGGGGAGCTGCTGGTGTCGGTGCTGTCGGGTCTGGCCGCGATAGGTGCGGTCGTCGTGCCGGTTGGCACATGGGCACTGATGCGCTGGCCACCGCGAAAGCTCTCGCCCGAGATCGCCGCCAGCGCGCTGGCCCCGCCGTTGCTGGTGGCCGCGTTGCTGCTGCTGCTCGGTTGTGTGTTCGCGCTGTTGGCCACCCGCCGCTACGGCGCGGCGCGCTGGCTGCAGATTTTGGCTTCGGATCTGTGGTTCCTGCCCGTCGCGCTGCTGGCGGCGGCGGGTCGCGCGGGCCCGCGCGAGGTGATGTGGGCGTGGGTGCTGTGGGTATGGGCGGCCACCGGCGCCGCGTTGGTGCTCTGCGCACCGCTGGTCCTGCGTACAGGCGCGAGGGTGTCGGCCGAGCGTCTTCGCGAGTGGTTGGCGTTCGGTCTGCCGCTGATGCCGATGGTGCTGGGTGATTGGCTTTTTCGACTCGTGGACCAGTACGTGCTGCTCGCGGTCCGCGACGCGCACACGCTGGCCGCGTACGCGCTGGCGGTGAACATCGCGATGGTGGGCTACTTCGCGGGCACCGCAGCGCTGGATCTGCTGATCGCGGAGTTTCACCGGCGCCGGAACATAGCGCCCGATCCCGCCGCTCCGCCGTCCGCAGAGCTGCGCGAGGTCGTCGCCGCCATGGTGCGCACCGCGCTGGTGATCGGCATCGCGACCGCCGCGGTGTTGCTGGGCGCGGGCGACGCTCTGGTTCGAGTGCTCAGCTCCGCCGCTTACGACGATGCGGCGGCGTTGCTGCAATGGACCGCACTGATGCCGCTTGCGTTCATGCTGGTGTTGATTGCGGCCCGGCTCCAGGCCGCACTGGGCCGGTCACGGTGGGTGGGCGTGTGGACGCTCGCCGCGGCCGCGCTCGCATTCGGGCTGAACCTCGCGTTGACGCCGCGGTGGGGCGGTGCAGGCGCCGCCGCAGCAACCACGCTGGCGCTCGTGGTGCTCGCGGCCGTGCTCGGCGGTCCGCTCTGCGCTCATGGCTGGCTTGATCCCGTCGCGCTGCGGCCGGGCCGGGTCGGCGCCGCGGCACTCGTGTCGGCGGTTGCGCTCGCCACCTGGCAGCTGGCCCGCATCGCCACCGGACCGGCGGTCCAGCTCCTGGTCGCCGCCACCATCGCCGCGGGCGCACCCCTGGCCACCGGCGCGCTGCGCCGCGCCGATCTTGCCCTCCTGGCCGGCGCCCCCGAGAATCGCGGCCATGAATGACGCCGCGGTCCGCGCTGACGTCGTCGCCGTCGTGCTCGGCTACAATCACCCCGACGACACCATCGAATGCCTCGCGAGCCTGGACGCGTCCCGGCCGCTCCGACCCGCCCTGCTCTATGTGGACAACGGCAGCGAGCTGGCCGCCTGTCGGCGCGTGATGGAGGCTGCGCAAACGGCGCGGGTGCTGCGGCTGAGCCCGAATGCGGGCGTCGGGCGCGGCTTCAACGCGGGACTGCGGGACGCGCTCGCGCGCGGCGCACGATACGTGCTGCTCGTCAACAACGATGTGGTCGCCGCGCCGGATATGGTCGCACGGCTCGTTGCCGCGGCGGAGGCGGCGGCGCGCGCCGGCATCGTCGTGCCGAAAATTTTCTATCACGCTGCGCCGCGTCGCGTCTGGTCAGCCGGTTCGTGGTATCGACGGTGGCCACCCACGATCGTATTGCGGCGCACACGCGGGGACGACGACGGCGCGCTGGACGACGTCCGGGATCTCGAGTTCGCCACCTTTTGCGTCGCCCTGTTCCGCCGGGAGCTCTTCGAGGAGGTGGGCCTGCTCGACACGGACTTTCATGTGTTCCAGGAGGACTACGACCTCTGCCTCCGCGCCCGAGCGGCGGGGTGGTCCGTCCGCTACGAGCCCGCCGCGCACGTCTGGCACAAGGTCTCGCTCTCCACCCGCACCGGCTCGCGCAACCCCGAATCTTGGCGACTGTACGGCCGCAGCGAGGCGCTCTTCGCACGGAAGCACCCGGACTGGCCGTGGCTGACCGGGCCGGTGCATCGCGCCTACGTCACGCTGCGCATTCTGGCGGAGCGCAAGCCCTGGGGGCTTCGGCCCTTTCTGCAGGGCTACCGCGAAGGCCTGCGCGCGCCGCTGAATCCCCCTCCTCGCCCCGGTGACCCCCCAGAGGACGTCCCCGAAGTTCTTCGAACAGGAAACCGGAACGGCGAACCAGCAGATCCAGCATGACGACACAACCTCGAGGGAGCTCAAACCGACAGTGGGGGCTGCGAACCGGATTGGCGCTGCTGGGGATCGGCACCGCCGCGATCGGGGCGCCACTCGATCTGGGGCTGAAGGTTCTCGACCTCTCCGCTGACGACACGCGTCAGACGGTGGTGGATCGCGAGGCAGGCCAGTACCTGGGGCACGTTTCGACCGTGCTGCTGGAGGACGGCCGAACGATCTTCGCGGTCTACCCGAAAGGCCATGGAAAAGGGGCGATCGTGCTGAAACGCAGCACCGACGGCGGCCGCAGCTGGAGCGAGCGGCTGCCGGTGCCCGCCTCCTGGGCGACCAGTCTCGAAACGCCGACGATCCACCGCGTCGTGGACGCCGCCGGCCGCCGGCGGCTTATTCTGTGGTCCGGCCGTTATCCAGCACGGCTCGCACGCAGTGACGACGATGGCGTCACTTGGTCCGAACTGGAGCCGGTCGGCGACTGGGGTGGAACGGTGGTGATGGGTTCGGTCGTTGCGCTGCGGGATGCTGGCCACTACCTGGCGATGTTTCATGACGCCGGCGCGTATTTCACCGCAGGCGGCCGCGCAACCCAAACGTTTACGTTGTACCAGACCATCTCCACGAACGGGGGGCTGAGCTGGTCGGTGCCGACCTCGATCTGGAGTGGTGCGGAGGTGCATTTGTGCGAGCCGGGCGCGATCCGCTCGCCCGACGGTGGGCGGCTCGCGGTACTCTTGCGGGAAAACCGCCGCGTGCGTGGCAGCCACATCATGTTTTCGGATGATGAAGGTGTGCGCTGGAGTGAGCCAGTCGAGATGCCGCGCTCACGCACGGGCGACCGCCACACGCTCCGATACGCACCGGACGGCCGGATCGTGTGCGTGTTCCGCGCGGCGACCCCGGAGGGTATGCGCGGCCGGCCCTTCGGCGTCAACGAGGACGTGGACAAGGCCGGCCAGGGCAGTCCGTTCGAGGGCGACTGTGTGGCGTGGGTGGGGACGTGGGAGGACCTGGTCCGCGGCGCGCCCGGTCAGTACTACGTGCGGCTGCTCGACAATCGGAGGGGATGGGACACCACTTATCCCGGTGTCGAGGTGCTGCCGGACGGCACGGTGGTCGTCACCACCTACGGCACCTGGGACAGCGGCCAGCCGCCCTACATCCGGTCCATGCGGTTCCGTCTCGACGAACTCGATGCGCTCGCTCGTCGAACTTCCGCCCGAGTCCCGGATAGCGAGCGCCGCGCCGTCGCTGCATTGTCCTCCATGCCCTCAGACGCCGGCCCGGATTCCGCCGCCTCGGGCATCGCGCGCTGGGCGTGCGCCGCTCCGGACGGCGGGCACGCTCGCGTTCCTGCCGCTGTCTGCGCATCGGCGAATCGCCAGCCGGCTGTCCGCCGCCACTGCCAATAACGCCCGGAAGGGAGGGGGCGGTGGGCTGCGCGCATGCAACCCTTGGAAGCCCGGGAGCGGAACGCGTCCAAGAATTGGAAGCCCGCCCGCTCGTTTTTGGGCATGGACGCCGTTGGTCGGCCCCCACCGGCATTGCGCAAGACAAGAGGTGAATGTCGCCCGCGAGGCTCGACTTCCGTGCCGACCGCTGCACGCTGGTCGCGCGGGTCGCGCTCAGCCGCGGGCTCCTCGCCGCATCAAGAGCGCCGTCAGCGCAAGCCTCGCGATGGTCAGCGCTGAAGGCTCCGGCATGAGCGTCGGGATGACGTCGTTGCTGTTGCAGTAAATCTAGAACTGGGCCGAGCCGACATTGAACGTGCTGACCGAGCTCAGCAGTCCGCTGAAGGTACCGGACAGCGTCGAGAGCCCGCTCGCAATCTGGAACGTGTCGCCCAGGCTCAGCGTGAAGCCAAGGATGACTGACAGCGTCGGATTCGACAGCGTCAGCGTTGAGCCGGTTCCGATCAGCAACGGGCCGTACAGCGTCCCCGGCGGCGTCCCGTTCAGCTCACCTCGAAGATCGCGCCGCTCTGCAGCGTCACGCTCGCGTTCGCAGTCACCTGACCGGCGCTGGCACCCGGCGCCCGCGTCCCGCCCGAGAGCACGTTGATCGTGCCGGTGACTGACCCGTTGTCCTCGAGGCGCCCGCCCGCCACCGTGATCAGGCCCGTGCAGGTGTGCGCACCCTGGATCCGGAGCATGCCGTTCGAAATGGTGGTCGGCCCCACATCGGTGGTGGTGCCGCCCAGCACGACCACTCCGGCGCCCAAGTTCCTTCGTTCGAGGCTCGGGGCTGCCCACGACGCCTCCGAAGTCGCGCAGATCGCTGCTGTTCACGACCAACCGCGAAACGTTTCTCGAACCGCTGACAATCCGATCAATCCGGTTCGCGAGGAGATCGGTCGACTCAATGGCCACCCGATGCTGGAGGCACTCGAGGCAGCGCCGTTCTCGGATACCCCCCGATCAGAGCCGGTTGCCGGTTCTGCTGCTCGATCGGTGGGTGGTCATCGTCGCATGATTTGCAATGTCGTGCGATCGCCGGATCCCCGCCGACGTTGCTCAAACGCGGTGCGCGAACGACGGGTCAGGCACGGGACCACGCGCGCCGAACGAACGGGAGGCCACGACGGAGGATTTCGCCAGGTTCCCCGAAGAGATCCCGCCAAACCCGCGTTGCGGCGGCCAGCTGGGGCAGTGCGCGACTGAACGCTTCGATCACCAACCAACCGTCGTAGCCCGCGCTCTTGAGTGCACGGAACACTCCGATCCAATCCACGTGATCGTCGCCCGGCACTCCGCGGTCGTTCGCGCTGCAGTGAACATGCACAATCGCGCGGCCGTAGCGACGCACCGCGCCGGCGGGGTTCTTCTCCTCGATGTTCGCGTGGAACGTGTCGAAGTGAATGCCGACGGCCGGATGCCCCACCAGCCGCACAAAGGCGGCCGCACCGGCGAGCGTATTGAGCAGGTGACACTCAAACCGGTTGAGCGGTTCGACCGCCAGCACCACCCCTGCGGCATGTGCATCCTCGGCCGCGCATCGCAGCACGTCCGACGCGCGACGGAGTTCCGCAGCCGTAGGCGCGCGGCCGCTGAAACAGCCGAGCGTCTGGTACATGGGACCGCAGAGCACGCTGGCGCCGAGCGCGTGGGCGCACTCGATCCAACTGCGCAGCGCGTCAAGCGCGGCGCGGCGCCGGCGAACGTCCGCATCGGCGGGATTGGCATCGGGCGAGGTGAACGCTGTCGAGGTGGTGCATTCCAGCCCCTCCTCCTTCAGCAGCCGGCCGAACGCAGCCCAGTCGCCCGCTCGGCCGCCCATCACCGGCACCTCGACGCCGTCGGCGCCGGCCCGCCGCGCCGCGCGCAGCAGCTTGCGGTGCGCCGGGCCGGGCCGCGCCGTCCATGCGAGCAGATTCACACCCAATTTCATCGGGTTCTCCGCAGCACCGCGGTTATGTTTCCTCAGGGATGTGAAGGTCGACGAGTGTTCGGCGCAGCCACTCCAGCGAACGTTCCAGCAGCGGCCCGCCCTGACCCTCGCACTCGATGCTCAGCACGCCGGTGTAGCCGTGATCGCGCAGCAGTTCGAGACACCGTCGGATGTTACCGGCGTTCACGCCCTCGCCGAGCGCGCAGTGGCTGACCGCAATGCCGGTCTGCTGCCCCCGTGTCGCGGCGGCGAGCGATTCGGAGACATCTTTCACGTGCACATGGCGGACGCGGCCGATGAACCGGCGGAGAAACTCCACCGGATCTTGGCCGGCGATGAACGTGTTGCCGGTGTCCATGTTCATGCGCAGACAGGGGCTGGACGAGAACGCGAGCATCCGCTCCATGTAGTGCGGCTTCGTGGTGAAGTAGCCGTGAGGCTCGATGTTCACCGTGATGCCGTGCGCCTCCGCGACCTCGAGAATCTGCTCGTATTCGCCGCGCATTAGCGCGAGCGCCGCCTCGTCGTCCAGACCCGCCGGGGCGTGGAGGCCATCGGTGGTGTCCACGCAGGGGCAGCCGATCTGGTGTGCCCAGGCGATCGCCTTCATCACGTACGGCACGCCGCGCAGCGGACCGTCGCGTCCGGAAAGCGGGAACGCGGCGTCGACCTGCGAAAAGCGCACGCCATAGCGGTCCATCGTGCGGCGCAGCAGCAGCGGGTCCTCGTACAGCGCGACGTGGGGCTGGTAGCCGAGGCCGTGGATCCAGCTGACGCCGTCGATCAGCCCGCACTCGATCCAGTGTACGTCGTGGTCGCGTGCCCAGCCAAGACACGCCTCAAAGCTTTTGTAGCTCGAGTTGAACGCATCGGTGTGGAATCCAACCTTCATGGTTCTGTTCCTCCGGGGCACGCCCCACAGCGGGCGGCGGGTTGCTGTGCGGTGATGTCCTCGTTCCGTTTCGCCTGCGAATCGGCAACTTCCAAGGAGCTGTGGTCGCGACCCGACTGAAATCCGGCCCGCCAGGCATCGCCGACCGAGCGGGAACCTCGAGCGCAACGGGTGTCACGGCGGCGGGAGTCCCCGGTCCATCGCCGCCGCAATCTCTTCTCATCTTTTTCTCATCTCCGTCCCTTGCCTCAACCCCCTGTCGGCAACAGGTGGCCGAGAACATTTGGAGAGCGCGTCCGCCGCAACACCGCGACGCCTCTGCGGGTACAACATTTCGCGCTTCCTCGCTCATCGTGGCTCCGCGCCGACCGGCGTCCGGAGTGTCGCGGCGATCGCCTCGGCGGCCCGGCCGTCCAAACCCGCGCCGACCACCAGTCGCGCGCGCGCGGTGGCCGTGGAACCGGCTGGAAGGTCGTTGCCGAAGAGCGAGAGGTACAGTGAGCGGTGCGGCTCGGCGCCGTGCGGCATCAGCACCGCGAAGCAGTCCGATGCCCGCGCAGCCAGAACGGCGGTCAGTCCGCTCTCCTCGTCGTGCCGCATTGCGAGTGGTGCGGCATACGGCGGGCGGACTGTCCACTCCACCGGATGGGGTGGCCGCTGCCACCGACCGTCCCGCAACAGTGAAATGGCGTGTTCGTCTCGCGGGAATGCTTGCCAGATGCCATCGTGCTGTTCCGCTCGCAGCCACGCGGCACCGGCGTGTGGTCGCGCCCAGGCTTTCGCATCCGCGAACCCAACGAAGTACGACGCGCAAAACACCTCAAACGCGCGAAGCGGGCGGAGCGGTTTCACGCTGACCTCGAGGTCCACTGTGTTCGCCGATGCCCACCGCCAGCGCGCGCGCAGTTCGAAGGGGTCGGTGGAGGTGGCGGGCCACTCGACCTCGGCGGTCCCATCCGCGAGCGCGCGCGCGACAGCGTCGGTGCGGCTCCACCCATCAGTGTAGCGATGTTCCGCATCCAGCAGGCGATAGAGGGAGAGCACGCCCTGAGGCTGCGCGATCGAGCGGCCGTCGCCCGCGCGTGACAGGGGGGCCAGGCCGATCGGGCGGCCGCGGTCGCAAAGCCGGCCTCGGAGCTCGCCTGTGTGGAACGCGAACCCGGCGCCGTCCGCGCGGAACTCGCCCGGCGGCAAGCCGGCCGCCCACACAGTTCCTCGGCGGTAGAGCGCTGCGACCCCGGCCGGCTCGAGCGCGCGCAGGTCGTGCCCGAGCGCACAGTGGAACACCCGCCCGCGACCGAACGGGCGGACAAAGACCAACGGATAGGGCCGGCCATCCACTTGGGACACTGCGTCGGCGAGCACGCGAATGGACGCATCGCCGTCGAGGCAGGTGTAGAGCTCGTCGTCGGTTTCAAAGTCCGCCAGTCCCAGCGTGACCGGATGGGCGGGGTCGGCGATCCGCACGGTGAACGGACCGCGGGGATCGTGCCCGCGACGCCGGGGGTTCCAACTGCGTCCGGCCAACTCGGTGTACCGCGGAAGGACCGAATTCGAGCTGCGGTCGAAAAACGCGCCGCTCGCGAAGTGCGCAACGACAAGACCGCAGCCGTTCGATACGGCCCGGCGGAGCCGCTCCAGCGCGTCGGCGGAGGGGGCGGAGCGAGCGTTCTGAAAGTGCAACACGATGACCTGGAACGGCTCGATGGCGGGGGTGGCGAGCACTGCGGGATCTTCCGCGACGCTGATCTCCAGCCGCGGGTCCGCGGCGAGCGCGGCGACCAGTCGCGGCGTGG contains:
- a CDS encoding sugar phosphate isomerase/epimerase; the encoded protein is MKVGFHTDAFNSSYKSFEACLGWARDHDVHWIECGLIDGVSWIHGLGYQPHVALYEDPLLLRRTMDRYGVRFSQVDAAFPLSGRDGPLRGVPYVMKAIAWAHQIGCPCVDTTDGLHAPAGLDDEAALALMRGEYEQILEVAEAHGITVNIEPHGYFTTKPHYMERMLAFSSSPCLRMNMDTGNTFIAGQDPVEFLRRFIGRVRHVHVKDVSESLAAATRGQQTGIAVSHCALGEGVNAGNIRRCLELLRDHGYTGVLSIECEGQGGPLLERSLEWLRRTLVDLHIPEET
- a CDS encoding glycoside hydrolase → MTTQPRGSSNRQWGLRTGLALLGIGTAAIGAPLDLGLKVLDLSADDTRQTVVDREAGQYLGHVSTVLLEDGRTIFAVYPKGHGKGAIVLKRSTDGGRSWSERLPVPASWATSLETPTIHRVVDAAGRRRLILWSGRYPARLARSDDDGVTWSELEPVGDWGGTVVMGSVVALRDAGHYLAMFHDAGAYFTAGGRATQTFTLYQTISTNGGLSWSVPTSIWSGAEVHLCEPGAIRSPDGGRLAVLLRENRRVRGSHIMFSDDEGVRWSEPVEMPRSRTGDRHTLRYAPDGRIVCVFRAATPEGMRGRPFGVNEDVDKAGQGSPFEGDCVAWVGTWEDLVRGAPGQYYVRLLDNRRGWDTTYPGVEVLPDGTVVVTTYGTWDSGQPPYIRSMRFRLDELDALARRTSARVPDSERRAVAALSSMPSDAGPDSAASGIARWACAAPDGGHARVPAAVCASANRQPAVRRHCQ
- a CDS encoding sugar phosphate isomerase/epimerase, coding for MKLGVNLLAWTARPGPAHRKLLRAARRAGADGVEVPVMGGRAGDWAAFGRLLKEEGLECTTSTAFTSPDANPADADVRRRRAALDALRSWIECAHALGASVLCGPMYQTLGCFSGRAPTAAELRRASDVLRCAAEDAHAAGVVLAVEPLNRFECHLLNTLAGAAAFVRLVGHPAVGIHFDTFHANIEEKNPAGAVRRYGRAIVHVHCSANDRGVPGDDHVDWIGVFRALKSAGYDGWLVIEAFSRALPQLAAATRVWRDLFGEPGEILRRGLPFVRRAWSRA